Proteins encoded together in one Thermococcus barophilus MP window:
- a CDS encoding hydrogenase subunit MbhD domain-containing protein — MIEIHLLMLLITVLIGLIFSYLAIIEKDLLKAIGFSAVQAIAYAIAFYILMAPDIVLAYVAIAVGIYTALLVFVVGKTQRYEVV; from the coding sequence ATGATTGAAATCCACTTACTAATGCTCCTCATCACAGTCCTTATTGGATTAATCTTCTCCTACCTCGCAATCATTGAAAAAGACCTCCTTAAGGCTATTGGATTCTCGGCAGTACAAGCTATTGCTTATGCAATAGCCTTCTACATTCTAATGGCGCCCGATATAGTCTTAGCTTATGTAGCAATAGCAGTGGGAATTTACACGGCATTGTTGGTCTTCGTGGTAGGTAAAACCCAAAGATACGAGGTGGTGTAA
- a CDS encoding carbohydrate ABC transporter permease, producing MNKINKEKFTALSFFLSPMLLMVVLFYLIPLIMTVYISFTQMRNWNVERYLKDFVGLYNYERLFYMFQHDPTFKAVILTTVVFVGITLIINVFGGLALALATFFISEKPASSFRLLWLLPRMSPIAVYSLVWYYFFHGSEIGTLNSILMKLGVISQPIPWGQTVPWGAWSIIIFVNGLVGVSFGMIVFTSALNQIPRELVIAARVDGASAWEISRKILIPLTKWHFLYVLTWQFLSLLTTYPHIFLLVQWDLVNRDYGTTLALYVFNTAFGRGEQDQGLAAAAAVILSIIGVIGGFVTLKVLQFEKMMKRPRGDF from the coding sequence ATGAATAAAATTAATAAGGAGAAGTTTACAGCCCTTTCCTTTTTTCTTTCTCCAATGCTTCTGATGGTTGTGCTGTTCTATTTGATTCCGCTTATTATGACGGTCTATATAAGCTTCACCCAGATGCGGAACTGGAATGTTGAAAGGTATCTTAAAGACTTTGTTGGGCTTTACAATTATGAGCGATTGTTTTATATGTTCCAGCATGATCCAACTTTTAAGGCTGTGATTTTAACAACTGTGGTTTTCGTTGGAATCACGCTCATCATTAACGTTTTTGGAGGTTTAGCGTTAGCTTTAGCTACTTTCTTCATAAGCGAAAAGCCAGCTTCAAGTTTTAGGCTTCTCTGGCTTCTGCCGAGAATGTCTCCAATAGCTGTTTACAGTCTTGTCTGGTATTATTTCTTCCATGGAAGTGAAATTGGGACATTGAATTCAATTTTAATGAAGCTTGGAGTGATTTCTCAGCCAATTCCATGGGGTCAAACTGTACCTTGGGGAGCATGGAGCATAATTATTTTTGTGAACGGTCTTGTTGGTGTGAGCTTTGGCATGATAGTCTTCACATCAGCTTTGAACCAGATTCCGAGGGAGCTTGTAATAGCGGCGAGAGTTGATGGAGCATCTGCGTGGGAAATTTCAAGAAAAATCTTAATTCCCCTTACAAAGTGGCACTTTCTCTATGTTTTAACATGGCAGTTCCTAAGCCTACTCACGACGTATCCGCACATCTTCCTTCTTGTTCAGTGGGACTTGGTGAACAGGGACTACGGAACAACCCTCGCATTGTATGTATTCAACACAGCCTTTGGTAGAGGGGAGCAGGATCAAGGATTAGCGGCAGCGGCAGCAGTGATATTGTCAATAATTGGCGTGATTGGGGGATTTGTAACCTTGAAAGTTCTACAATTTGAGAAAATGATGAAAAGACCGAGGGGTGACTTCTGA
- a CDS encoding MnhB domain-containing protein yields the protein MKKLIPLAVILVTIFALAYYIAPKLPQQTELRPLGEFYLENSYFGDYSAKSPEVVTSILWDYRGVDTLFETSVFFLAIIGSLTLFRLNKKQEKEAKQKPKEFNGGLTLVIKSVTKIIVAMILAVSASIALHGHLTPGGGFQGGSALAVAPLLIIAAYSKYALEEHGLDKTRALILRSIGLLGIALIALVPILSGGFIMQNQPVFPAELGGQLVSGSLIYYNFFEFLAVGAGFTAVFLLLAIPESVFRKFLRRVENE from the coding sequence ATGAAAAAGCTAATCCCGCTTGCAGTCATCTTAGTCACAATCTTCGCATTAGCATACTACATTGCCCCAAAACTCCCACAGCAAACTGAGTTAAGACCGTTGGGCGAATTCTACTTGGAGAACAGCTACTTTGGCGATTACTCAGCAAAAAGCCCGGAAGTTGTAACCTCAATCTTGTGGGATTATCGTGGAGTTGATACTCTCTTTGAGACCTCAGTCTTCTTCCTTGCAATCATTGGAAGCTTAACACTCTTCAGATTAAACAAAAAGCAGGAAAAGGAGGCAAAACAAAAACCAAAAGAATTCAACGGTGGTTTGACCTTGGTAATCAAATCAGTGACGAAGATTATTGTTGCTATGATTCTTGCTGTCTCGGCATCAATAGCATTGCACGGTCACCTCACACCAGGTGGTGGATTCCAGGGCGGTTCGGCATTGGCTGTTGCTCCTCTGCTGATAATTGCCGCCTACTCAAAGTATGCTCTTGAAGAACACGGTTTGGACAAGACGAGGGCACTGATACTTCGTTCTATTGGTCTCTTGGGAATTGCTCTCATAGCATTAGTTCCAATCCTCAGTGGTGGCTTCATCATGCAGAATCAACCAGTCTTCCCAGCTGAGCTTGGAGGACAGCTTGTAAGCGGTTCACTGATTTACTACAACTTCTTCGAGTTCTTGGCTGTCGGAGCTGGATTCACGGCAGTATTCCTGCTCTTAGCAATCCCGGAAAGCGTATTCAGGAAGTTCTTAAGGAGGGTTGAGAATGAGTGA
- the mnhG gene encoding monovalent cation/H(+) antiporter subunit G — MSEVLFYLGALMIIIGGICDLFGALGLLRFPNFYIRLHAATVGTIGGAVVPLFGVGFLALGSDFLPHKYAIAGASFVTGIIVLLAAPAGAHALAYAAHRAKIVKWEPKCDHLAEVREND; from the coding sequence ATGAGCGAGGTTTTATTCTACTTAGGAGCGCTCATGATAATCATCGGCGGAATATGTGACCTCTTTGGCGCATTAGGATTGCTACGATTCCCAAACTTTTACATTCGCCTGCACGCTGCTACGGTAGGAACTATTGGGGGAGCAGTAGTTCCATTGTTTGGCGTTGGCTTCCTTGCGTTAGGCTCTGATTTTTTACCCCACAAGTACGCTATAGCAGGGGCAAGCTTTGTTACTGGAATAATTGTGCTCTTGGCAGCTCCAGCTGGTGCACATGCCTTAGCTTACGCTGCCCACAGGGCTAAAATCGTCAAGTGGGAGCCTAAATGCGATCACTTGGCAGAGGTGAGGGAGAATGATTGA
- a CDS encoding Na+/H+ antiporter subunit C, whose amino-acid sequence MSEVVTFIWAVIILSLIATIVISLYGIARRPNLVKKLIALTIFGDTANLLVVLLGYRLIYPVAPPILPSLSKESLQQFVSTAVDPLPQALVITAVVIGMAVNVLIAFAIIQIYRLYGTVDTRELGKKLPAILRGESQ is encoded by the coding sequence ATGAGTGAAGTTGTAACATTCATCTGGGCAGTCATTATATTATCCCTGATTGCGACAATCGTGATAAGCCTCTATGGTATCGCCAGAAGGCCTAATTTAGTCAAAAAACTTATTGCGTTAACAATCTTTGGGGATACTGCTAATTTACTTGTTGTCTTACTCGGTTACCGTTTGATTTATCCAGTAGCACCGCCGATTTTGCCGAGTTTAAGTAAAGAGTCACTCCAACAGTTTGTCAGCACGGCAGTTGATCCTCTGCCGCAGGCTTTGGTAATAACGGCAGTAGTCATTGGAATGGCTGTAAACGTGCTCATTGCCTTTGCAATAATCCAAATCTACCGCTTGTACGGGACTGTAGACACTAGAGAATTAGGAAAGAAACTTCCAGCAATTTTAAGGGGTGAGAGTCAATGA
- a CDS encoding extracellular solute-binding protein, producing the protein MKAKAVWLVAILLLGVIASGCIGGEKETATQTAGKVQLTGDFTKDVVAIGKVLEQNGINEVKFSAWGSGDPNSVMRVYGIVEAARRINKIWEDNGIKVKIVITDTHYVASFQDAYKEYLSKQPLGQAGDFFVNSYAFLPTLADEGYILDITDYANAYKSVIDDFYPSLIEASKYKGRLYGLPQDTEARPLYVRKDVAAKIGLDVNTLPEKVKSGEFTWSDVYYWAKKAKESGAAEWGLIHRKGSAHPDLIQFIFAFGGKLYDPNTGKLVVDVPAVYKWLYVEWKFAQDGLLPKDIMSWDWAKQIHPTIVEGKTLFDIGGTWYWTEWQTKQYYHGRGLKPEEVKEWFAYTLFPAGEKGDKPVTLSQPFIWMINSKAGAQNPKYDELKDVYHMLAFLMVIKASDPDINAIHSVISAHLPVRKEAAKLIKDEKWLNDLKNLNLDLDPTVKDNIKNIVQATVNPINAQFLADVSYMLEYTHLAPAHPKYPALADIFKEAVDKVLRGEMTPEDAVNYIIQKVNADPELKENVEIQGEIPKNWKFPQ; encoded by the coding sequence ATGAAGGCAAAAGCCGTATGGTTGGTTGCAATATTGCTTCTCGGAGTGATTGCCAGCGGTTGTATTGGTGGTGAGAAGGAAACAGCCACTCAGACAGCGGGTAAAGTTCAGCTTACTGGAGACTTTACAAAAGATGTGGTGGCAATAGGTAAGGTTCTTGAGCAGAACGGGATTAATGAGGTCAAGTTCTCTGCATGGGGTTCAGGTGATCCAAACAGTGTCATGAGAGTCTATGGTATTGTCGAAGCAGCGAGAAGGATAAACAAAATCTGGGAAGATAATGGGATTAAAGTGAAAATTGTGATTACAGACACGCACTACGTTGCATCTTTCCAAGATGCCTATAAGGAATACCTCAGCAAGCAGCCACTTGGACAAGCTGGAGATTTCTTCGTGAACTCTTATGCATTCCTCCCAACACTGGCAGATGAAGGCTACATTCTTGATATAACGGACTATGCAAACGCCTACAAGAGCGTCATTGATGATTTTTACCCATCACTCATAGAGGCTTCAAAGTACAAGGGAAGGCTTTATGGTCTACCCCAAGATACAGAGGCAAGACCTCTCTACGTTAGAAAAGATGTTGCCGCAAAGATTGGACTTGACGTGAACACCCTTCCCGAAAAGGTGAAAAGTGGGGAGTTCACATGGAGCGATGTCTACTACTGGGCAAAGAAGGCAAAAGAGAGCGGCGCTGCTGAATGGGGATTGATCCACAGAAAGGGTTCAGCTCACCCAGACCTAATACAGTTCATCTTCGCCTTTGGCGGAAAGCTTTACGATCCAAACACTGGAAAGCTCGTCGTTGATGTTCCAGCTGTGTACAAGTGGCTCTACGTTGAGTGGAAGTTTGCCCAAGATGGCCTGCTTCCAAAAGACATAATGAGCTGGGATTGGGCTAAGCAGATTCACCCAACAATTGTTGAAGGAAAAACCCTCTTCGACATAGGTGGTACATGGTACTGGACAGAGTGGCAGACAAAGCAGTACTATCACGGCAGGGGTCTGAAACCTGAGGAAGTTAAAGAATGGTTCGCCTACACTTTATTCCCAGCTGGAGAAAAGGGAGACAAGCCAGTGACACTCAGCCAGCCCTTCATTTGGATGATAAACTCAAAAGCCGGTGCCCAGAATCCGAAGTATGATGAGCTTAAAGATGTTTACCACATGCTTGCATTCCTCATGGTCATAAAGGCGAGCGATCCAGACATCAATGCAATTCACAGCGTTATCTCAGCTCACCTGCCCGTGAGAAAGGAGGCTGCAAAGCTTATTAAAGACGAAAAGTGGCTCAATGACTTGAAGAATCTCAACCTTGATCTGGATCCAACAGTTAAGGATAACATCAAGAACATTGTCCAAGCGACTGTCAATCCAATCAACGCACAGTTCTTGGCAGATGTCAGCTACATGCTTGAATACACGCACTTAGCCCCAGCACATCCAAAGTATCCAGCACTGGCAGATATCTTCAAGGAAGCAGTTGATAAGGTCCTTAGAGGTGAAATGACACCAGAAGATGCCGTTAATTACATTATCCAGAAGGTTAACGCTGATCCAGAGCTCAAGGAGAATGTTGAGATACAGGGAGAGATTCCAAAGAACTGGAAGTTTCCACAGTGA
- a CDS encoding helicase C-terminal domain-containing protein: MRDYFPYKSLRPNQEEFISLVDEAVRKGENLIIEAPTGFGKTISVLAGVLPYALSMGFKVVYLARTHKQMDRVIEELKEINKINPVSGVEFRSRKELCLHSYIQNFVPDAYNAMIVCKNLKKLHKCDYFENVKKKKDEFSEIVEYFLNSPSQPIEILSYSNLLELCPYEVTRKVGEKANVIVASYLYMLNPAIRNAFIESLGVDYEDLIVIFDEAHNLPNQAIDVLSDKITLNSITRAVKEAEEYNEHEIANFLSIFLKGLENLYNERLKDREVEEIPILPESIFSHVFDILNISERLLVRILREIVEVGDAIREDKIEKNKPPRSYVGRVGEFLLNWLSVIGREDYLFIMSKDRGFSLELVALDPSKALDFINDIQSAIFMSGTLTPLEAFKDIMGIENAKLKKFPRMVKKENALVLVAKDVSTRGEERNLELYRKMAEYIVEAVKLIPKNVGVFTASYEVLQGLLSANVHLRIEEEVGKKVFIEKKNASSKENDILVRAFKEEAKREGGVLLGVMGGRNSEGQDYSGDEMNGVVLVGIPYARPTPRVQAQIRYFEKKFPRKGRYYGYYLPAHRKLVQAAGRVHRSAEEKGAIIILDYRVLWSSIRKDLPDWMNETMKPVNLPRMKLYLRRFYRNLEEEKV; this comes from the coding sequence ATGAGAGATTACTTCCCTTATAAATCACTGCGTCCAAATCAAGAGGAGTTCATTAGCTTAGTCGATGAAGCGGTTAGAAAAGGAGAGAACTTGATAATTGAAGCCCCAACTGGTTTTGGAAAAACAATAAGCGTTCTTGCTGGGGTTTTACCTTATGCCCTGAGCATGGGTTTTAAGGTTGTTTACTTAGCAAGAACACACAAGCAGATGGACAGGGTTATAGAGGAGCTCAAGGAGATAAATAAGATAAATCCCGTCAGTGGCGTGGAGTTCAGGAGCAGAAAAGAGCTTTGCCTTCACTCCTACATTCAAAACTTTGTTCCTGATGCCTACAATGCCATGATTGTGTGTAAAAACCTCAAAAAGCTCCACAAATGTGATTATTTTGAGAACGTTAAGAAAAAGAAAGATGAATTTAGCGAGATTGTTGAATACTTCCTCAACTCTCCTTCCCAGCCAATTGAGATTCTCAGCTATTCTAACCTCTTAGAGCTCTGTCCTTATGAAGTTACGAGGAAAGTGGGAGAAAAGGCGAACGTGATTGTTGCGAGCTATCTCTACATGCTCAACCCAGCCATTAGAAATGCATTCATTGAAAGCTTGGGAGTTGATTATGAGGACTTGATTGTGATTTTTGATGAAGCTCACAACTTACCGAATCAAGCCATTGATGTTTTAAGCGATAAGATAACCCTTAACAGCATAACCAGGGCAGTAAAAGAAGCCGAGGAGTACAATGAGCATGAGATTGCAAACTTTTTGAGCATCTTCTTAAAAGGACTGGAGAATCTTTACAATGAGCGTTTAAAAGATAGAGAAGTTGAGGAAATCCCCATTCTTCCAGAAAGCATATTTTCTCATGTTTTTGATATTCTTAACATCAGTGAAAGACTTTTGGTGAGAATCTTGAGAGAAATTGTTGAGGTTGGAGATGCGATTAGAGAGGACAAAATTGAGAAAAACAAGCCTCCACGTTCTTACGTTGGAAGAGTCGGTGAGTTTCTGTTGAACTGGCTTTCTGTAATTGGTAGGGAGGATTATCTCTTCATAATGAGCAAAGACAGGGGTTTTTCTCTCGAATTAGTAGCTTTAGATCCTTCCAAGGCTTTGGATTTCATAAACGATATTCAATCGGCTATTTTTATGTCCGGCACGCTGACGCCCCTTGAAGCTTTTAAAGACATTATGGGAATTGAGAATGCAAAGCTTAAAAAGTTCCCGAGGATGGTCAAGAAGGAAAATGCCCTTGTCTTAGTCGCTAAGGATGTTTCAACAAGAGGAGAGGAGAGAAATCTGGAATTATACAGAAAAATGGCTGAATACATTGTTGAAGCGGTAAAGCTCATTCCCAAAAATGTTGGTGTTTTTACAGCTTCATATGAAGTTCTTCAAGGTCTCTTGTCTGCCAACGTTCATTTGAGAATTGAAGAAGAAGTTGGCAAAAAAGTTTTCATTGAGAAGAAAAATGCAAGCTCTAAGGAGAATGACATCTTGGTTAGAGCATTTAAAGAGGAGGCAAAGAGGGAAGGTGGAGTTTTGTTAGGTGTTATGGGTGGCAGGAACAGTGAAGGACAGGATTATTCGGGAGATGAAATGAACGGCGTTGTTCTGGTTGGAATCCCATATGCACGACCTACTCCGAGGGTTCAAGCCCAAATAAGGTATTTTGAAAAGAAGTTCCCGAGAAAGGGGAGATACTACGGTTATTATCTGCCTGCTCACAGAAAGCTTGTTCAAGCGGCTGGAAGGGTTCACAGAAGTGCCGAAGAGAAAGGGGCAATAATTATTCTGGACTATCGCGTTCTTTGGAGCTCGATACGAAAAGATTTACCCGACTGGATGAACGAAACTATGAAACCCGTTAATCTGCCGAGAATGAAGCTGTATCTGCGGAGATTTTACAGAAATTTGGAAGAAGAGAAGGTTTGA
- a CDS encoding Na+/H+ antiporter subunit E, with protein sequence MRGIIPTALLAFITYIIFTGSAKPFDLATGVVVAIGVGLLVGKYLVQSDAKALNPVRWLWLGIYFIWYMLVAEVKAHLDVMIRTITGSYTPGIVKVPIDVKTDYAKTLVANSITNTPGTVVVDLDDEYMYVNWINVTTEEPEKAKKEICEDFEKYAKKIFE encoded by the coding sequence ATGAGGGGGATAATTCCAACTGCACTATTAGCATTCATCACTTACATTATTTTCACTGGCTCTGCAAAGCCATTTGACTTAGCAACTGGAGTTGTTGTAGCTATTGGTGTTGGCTTGCTTGTAGGCAAATACCTCGTTCAGAGTGATGCTAAGGCGTTAAATCCAGTTAGATGGCTTTGGCTTGGCATTTACTTCATCTGGTACATGCTTGTTGCCGAAGTAAAGGCACACTTGGATGTGATGATTAGAACAATCACGGGCAGCTATACTCCGGGAATTGTCAAAGTGCCAATTGATGTGAAGACGGATTATGCGAAAACCCTTGTGGCAAATTCCATAACGAACACACCAGGTACAGTGGTTGTGGACTTGGATGATGAGTACATGTATGTGAACTGGATTAACGTTACAACGGAAGAACCAGAGAAGGCAAAGAAGGAAATTTGCGAAGATTTTGAGAAATATGCTAAGAAAATCTTCGAGTGA
- a CDS encoding proton-conducting transporter transmembrane domain-containing protein yields the protein MNVAGLTPIIPIVFAFALPLFSILIKGNRKIVQTYALIGTGLTLISSFKLFQLAYSSSTPLVYTFGKWIAPIGIVYEVDRLSALIALVTAGLMFLIAIYSYRYLEHEEGLEWYYTLYLGLEAGLLGVLLTGDAFNLFVMIEVTSIAAYALVMFYRDRGDSVTAGLKYALIGAVGTTMYFLALGVFYGAFGTVNFADLSAKVHSLSFPVTGSPVGNIILASGVALALATWAFLIKAAIVPNHFWLPEAHPAAPSPISAVLSGLVVNVGVYALIRFLYTVYGGSLAPELAHIIGTLSTIVIVLGAVSALFGALMMNIQRDVKRLIAYSTIMHMGYLFMAVGLGTSLGLQAALFHLVNHAIAKALLFLAAGVFIHAVGSRNIEDLAGLGRRMPIATFSLAIATLSLVGIPPLNVFFSKLLLFNAFLDRSLVLALVLVLSSATALIAYMRVFYVVWLRKPKENLEIKEPTSMSLVCLLLALVVIVIGLMAPIITDKLITPAATQTMDYNSYVNAILNLASRVLH from the coding sequence ATGAACGTCGCTGGCTTGACCCCAATCATTCCAATCGTCTTCGCCTTCGCACTGCCATTATTCTCAATCCTCATCAAAGGAAACAGAAAAATCGTCCAAACTTATGCTCTAATTGGAACGGGCTTGACTTTAATCTCCTCGTTTAAGCTCTTCCAGCTGGCTTACTCTTCAAGCACTCCCTTAGTTTATACTTTCGGCAAGTGGATTGCCCCAATTGGAATAGTTTATGAGGTTGACAGGCTGAGTGCTTTGATTGCCTTGGTCACTGCTGGGTTAATGTTCTTAATTGCAATCTACTCTTATAGGTATTTAGAGCACGAGGAAGGCTTGGAGTGGTATTATACGCTTTACTTGGGCTTGGAGGCTGGTTTGCTTGGTGTATTATTGACGGGTGATGCTTTCAACCTCTTCGTCATGATTGAGGTTACGAGCATTGCTGCTTATGCCTTGGTAATGTTCTACCGCGACAGGGGGGACTCAGTTACTGCCGGGCTTAAGTATGCTTTGATTGGTGCAGTTGGGACTACCATGTACTTCCTTGCCTTGGGGGTATTTTATGGCGCCTTTGGTACAGTGAATTTTGCTGATTTATCAGCAAAGGTTCATAGTTTGAGTTTTCCCGTTACTGGCAGTCCGGTTGGGAACATAATCTTGGCGTCTGGTGTTGCTTTGGCTTTGGCTACGTGGGCTTTCCTCATTAAAGCAGCCATAGTGCCAAACCACTTCTGGCTTCCGGAGGCTCACCCGGCAGCTCCAAGTCCAATCTCAGCAGTCCTCTCTGGATTGGTTGTTAACGTCGGAGTCTATGCTTTGATTAGGTTCTTATACACTGTTTACGGTGGTTCATTGGCTCCAGAATTGGCTCATATTATTGGGACTTTGAGCACGATTGTAATTGTCTTGGGTGCTGTTTCAGCATTATTCGGTGCTTTGATGATGAATATTCAGAGGGATGTTAAGCGTTTGATTGCTTATTCGACAATCATGCACATGGGTTATTTGTTTATGGCTGTTGGTCTTGGCACTTCCCTGGGCTTACAGGCGGCGTTGTTCCATTTAGTTAATCATGCTATTGCCAAGGCGTTGTTGTTCTTGGCGGCTGGAGTGTTTATTCATGCTGTCGGCTCAAGGAATATCGAGGATTTGGCTGGACTTGGAAGAAGAATGCCTATTGCCACGTTTTCACTGGCAATTGCAACGCTAAGCCTGGTCGGAATCCCACCGCTTAACGTATTCTTCAGTAAATTGTTGCTCTTTAATGCTTTCCTTGATAGGAGTTTGGTCTTAGCGTTAGTTCTTGTCCTCAGCTCAGCAACTGCATTAATTGCTTACATGCGTGTATTCTACGTCGTCTGGCTGAGAAAACCAAAAGAAAACCTGGAAATCAAAGAGCCAACGAGCATGAGCTTAGTTTGTCTGCTACTGGCACTGGTGGTGATTGTCATTGGACTGATGGCGCCGATCATCACAGATAAGCTCATAACCCCAGCAGCAACTCAAACAATGGACTACAACAGCTACGTGAATGCAATTTTGAACCTTGCCTCAAGAGTTCTTCACTGA
- a CDS encoding inositol-3-phosphate synthase, with amino-acid sequence MARVVILGQGYVGSIFAIGVERIKRGDLGYYGIPLANELPIKVEDIEIVGSYDVDKSKIGRPLYEVVKRYWEDEIPESLKNVVVRKGIHLGSLRNLPIEAEGLEDRMTLKEAVEKIVEEWKELKPDVIVNVCTTEAFKPFNSKEELIKAIENDNRERLTATQVYAYAASLYAKEVGGAAFVNAIPTLIANDNAFLELAKESNLVIFGDDGATGATPLTADVLAHLAQRNRYVKDIAQFNIGGNTDFLALTDKDRNKSKEYTKSSVVKDILGYDAPHYIKPTGFLEPLGDKKFIAMHIEYVSFNGAIDELVITGRINDSPALAGLLVDLVRLGKIAVERKEWGTVYEVNAFYMKNPGPAEKGNIPRIIAYEKMRQWAGLKPRWL; translated from the coding sequence ATGGCGAGGGTTGTCATACTCGGTCAGGGATATGTCGGAAGCATATTTGCAATAGGAGTTGAGCGAATCAAAAGAGGAGATCTCGGCTATTATGGGATTCCATTGGCAAATGAGCTGCCAATAAAGGTAGAGGACATTGAGATTGTTGGTTCTTATGACGTCGACAAGAGCAAGATTGGGAGACCCCTTTACGAAGTTGTCAAGAGGTACTGGGAAGATGAAATCCCGGAGAGTCTCAAGAACGTTGTAGTGAGGAAAGGCATTCACTTAGGAAGCCTCCGCAACCTGCCAATTGAGGCTGAAGGTTTAGAGGACAGGATGACTCTCAAAGAGGCTGTAGAAAAGATTGTTGAAGAGTGGAAGGAGCTCAAGCCAGATGTCATTGTCAATGTCTGTACAACCGAGGCATTTAAGCCGTTCAACAGCAAAGAAGAGCTAATCAAAGCCATAGAAAATGACAACAGGGAGAGACTAACAGCAACACAAGTTTATGCTTATGCTGCTTCGCTGTATGCAAAAGAAGTTGGTGGAGCGGCTTTCGTAAATGCAATTCCAACATTGATAGCAAACGACAATGCATTCCTTGAACTTGCAAAGGAGAGCAACTTAGTCATCTTTGGAGACGACGGTGCAACTGGTGCAACACCGCTAACAGCTGATGTTTTGGCTCACTTAGCTCAGAGGAACAGATATGTCAAAGACATAGCACAGTTCAACATCGGCGGAAATACAGACTTCTTAGCTTTGACAGACAAAGACAGAAACAAGAGCAAAGAATACACAAAGTCAAGCGTTGTAAAGGATATTTTGGGCTACGATGCACCGCACTACATCAAGCCAACTGGATTCCTTGAGCCTCTTGGAGATAAGAAGTTCATCGCAATGCACATCGAGTACGTCAGCTTCAACGGTGCAATAGATGAGCTTGTCATAACTGGAAGAATCAACGACAGCCCAGCCTTGGCTGGATTGTTGGTTGACCTCGTCAGGTTAGGCAAGATTGCCGTTGAGAGGAAGGAGTGGGGAACAGTTTATGAAGTCAACGCATTCTACATGAAGAACCCAGGACCAGCAGAGAAGGGCAACATTCCAAGAATTATTGCTTATGAAAAGATGCGCCAGTGGGCAGGGCTTAAGCCGAGATGGCTGTGA
- a CDS encoding M42 family metallopeptidase has protein sequence MVDYELLKKIVEAPGVSGYEFLGVRDVVIEAFKDHVDEIKVDKLGNVIAHKKGDGPKVMLAAHMDQIGLMVTHIEKNGFLRVAPIGGVDPRTLIAQRFKVWIGKDKFIYGVGGSVPPHIQKPEDRKKAPDWDQVFIDIGAESKEEAEEMGVRIGTIITWDGRLERLGKHRLVSIAFDDRIAVYTLVETARKLSETNADIYFVATVQEEVGLRGARTSAFGIDPDYGFAIDVTIAADVPGTPEHKQVTQLGKGTAIKIMDRSVICHPTIVRWMEELAKKYEIPYQWDILLGGGTDAGAIHLNKAGVPTGAVSVPSRYIHSNAEVVDERDVDAGVELMVKVLEHIHELKI, from the coding sequence ATGGTTGACTACGAGCTTTTAAAGAAAATCGTTGAAGCTCCAGGTGTTTCAGGATATGAGTTCTTAGGGGTCAGAGATGTTGTTATTGAGGCATTCAAAGATCATGTTGACGAGATAAAAGTTGACAAACTTGGCAACGTTATCGCCCACAAGAAAGGCGATGGTCCAAAGGTCATGCTTGCGGCACATATGGATCAGATTGGTCTCATGGTTACCCACATTGAAAAGAACGGATTTCTAAGGGTTGCACCAATTGGAGGTGTTGACCCAAGGACTTTAATTGCCCAGCGCTTCAAGGTCTGGATTGGCAAGGATAAGTTCATCTACGGTGTTGGCGGTTCAGTTCCTCCACATATTCAGAAGCCAGAGGACAGGAAGAAAGCTCCAGACTGGGACCAGGTTTTCATTGACATTGGCGCTGAGAGCAAGGAAGAGGCAGAAGAGATGGGTGTTAGGATAGGTACAATCATTACATGGGACGGCCGTTTGGAGAGATTAGGAAAGCACAGACTTGTGAGCATTGCATTTGATGATAGAATTGCCGTCTATACTCTAGTTGAAACTGCAAGAAAGCTCAGCGAGACTAATGCAGACATTTACTTCGTCGCCACAGTTCAGGAAGAGGTGGGTCTTAGAGGTGCGAGGACAAGTGCCTTTGGCATTGACCCAGATTACGGCTTTGCAATTGATGTTACCATCGCAGCTGACGTTCCAGGAACTCCGGAGCACAAGCAGGTTACACAGCTCGGAAAAGGAACCGCAATTAAAATAATGGACCGCTCAGTTATCTGCCACCCAACAATTGTCAGATGGATGGAGGAGCTTGCCAAGAAGTATGAAATCCCATACCAGTGGGACATTCTCCTCGGCGGGGGAACAGATGCAGGAGCAATCCATCTCAATAAGGCTGGTGTTCCAACAGGTGCCGTTAGTGTTCCATCAAGATACATTCACTCAAATGCAGAAGTCGTTGATGAGAGAGATGTCGATGCAGGCGTTGAGCTGATGGTTAAGGTTCTTGAACACATCCACGAGCTTAAGATTTGA